A region of Streptomyces deccanensis DNA encodes the following proteins:
- a CDS encoding bifunctional serine/threonine-protein kinase/ABC transporter substrate-binding protein, producing MEPLRTADPSRLGDYRLLRRLGAGGMGVVFLARAPGGAFAAVKVVRASHADDAGFRARFRREIEVARQVDSPWVVPLLDADADAADPWLATPFVPGPSLSEALEEHGSWSPASVCVLGLRLAEALDAVHRAGLVHRDVKPGNVLLAPDGPRLIDFGIARTPEGTALTSTGVIVGSPGFLSPEQARARGSGIGPPSDVFSLGCVLAFAATGVRPFGAGAAAGVLLRTVYDEPELPGIPEALEPVVRACLDKDPARRPTAVEVGTALEADVPLAVRERWLPEPVTRLIAQRSAAVLAMGAIEPTRVTAPASAASASASASASVPSAADPGVATVTSLGDAAAAAPSQERAHSPATSRRGFLALGSTGAAAGLLAVGGGAWWWRNRGERKPAAGGSPSSGPRADLVVAFQGDLSGATGEIGRAQLDGARLAVAQVNADDDRPLRLTLRAYDDGGEPDRTLDRAKRLVKDDQVLAVLGPTTDACFLAAETTYTKAVLPVVSVSVGVSSQVRNAGALTLRSHAQLSPEEELLAAPCNAYLRGGTDARKVFLVEDRAEGDFAWTLCTYIQRALGRDGRGMSLTSVPAGRFDHTALAERVVASGSDAVVFSGGQERAGAFAAALREAGFAGARVATQRAFGARFLERAGRAADGWVLATTFIDPTATPAARSFTEKYEARYGERPGRYAAEAYDAVLFLAEACANGDAALRERGAIVRRMREVSYTGVSRTVAYTPDSGYNHDALFLYRVAEGEFDFLGQYQRADV from the coding sequence ATGGAGCCGCTGCGCACCGCCGATCCGTCGCGGCTGGGCGACTACCGTCTGCTGCGGCGGCTCGGTGCCGGCGGCATGGGCGTCGTCTTCCTGGCCCGCGCGCCCGGCGGGGCGTTCGCCGCGGTCAAGGTCGTGCGGGCCTCCCACGCCGACGACGCGGGGTTCCGGGCGCGGTTCCGCCGGGAGATCGAGGTGGCCCGGCAGGTGGACAGCCCCTGGGTGGTCCCCCTGCTGGACGCGGACGCCGACGCGGCGGATCCATGGCTGGCGACGCCGTTCGTACCGGGCCCCTCGCTCTCGGAGGCGCTGGAGGAACACGGGTCGTGGTCCCCCGCGTCCGTGTGCGTGCTGGGGCTGCGGCTCGCCGAGGCGCTCGACGCGGTCCACCGCGCGGGACTGGTGCACCGCGACGTGAAACCGGGCAACGTGCTGCTGGCCCCGGACGGTCCGCGCCTGATCGACTTCGGTATCGCGCGCACGCCGGAGGGTACGGCGCTCACGTCCACCGGCGTCATCGTGGGCTCGCCGGGCTTCCTCTCGCCCGAACAGGCGCGGGCGCGCGGGTCCGGGATCGGCCCGCCCAGCGATGTCTTCTCGCTGGGCTGCGTCCTCGCCTTCGCCGCGACCGGCGTACGGCCGTTCGGCGCCGGCGCGGCCGCCGGAGTGCTGCTGCGCACGGTCTACGACGAGCCGGAGCTGCCCGGGATCCCGGAGGCGCTGGAGCCGGTCGTACGGGCGTGTCTGGACAAGGATCCGGCACGCCGGCCGACCGCCGTCGAGGTGGGTACGGCGCTGGAGGCTGATGTACCCCTGGCCGTTCGGGAGCGGTGGCTGCCGGAGCCGGTCACCCGGCTGATCGCACAGCGGTCGGCGGCGGTGCTCGCGATGGGGGCGATCGAGCCGACCCGGGTGACCGCACCGGCATCGGCGGCATCGGCATCGGCATCGGCATCGGCATCGGTACCGTCGGCGGCGGACCCGGGTGTGGCGACGGTGACGTCGCTGGGGGACGCGGCAGCAGCGGCCCCGTCTCAGGAGCGGGCGCACTCCCCGGCCACGAGTCGACGCGGTTTCCTGGCCCTCGGCTCCACGGGCGCTGCGGCCGGACTGCTGGCGGTCGGCGGCGGCGCGTGGTGGTGGCGCAACCGGGGCGAACGGAAGCCCGCCGCGGGAGGCTCGCCCTCGTCCGGACCGCGCGCCGACCTCGTCGTGGCCTTCCAGGGCGACCTCTCCGGCGCGACCGGCGAGATCGGTCGGGCCCAACTCGACGGCGCCCGGCTGGCCGTGGCGCAGGTGAACGCCGACGACGACCGACCCCTGCGGCTGACGCTGCGCGCGTACGACGACGGGGGCGAGCCCGACCGGACGCTGGACAGGGCGAAGCGGCTGGTGAAGGACGATCAGGTCCTCGCGGTGCTGGGACCGACCACGGACGCCTGTTTCCTCGCCGCCGAGACCACGTACACGAAGGCCGTCCTGCCCGTCGTCTCCGTGTCGGTGGGCGTGTCGTCCCAGGTCAGGAACGCCGGGGCGTTGACGCTTCGTTCGCACGCACAGCTCTCGCCGGAGGAGGAGTTGCTCGCCGCGCCGTGCAACGCGTATCTCAGGGGCGGGACCGACGCCCGCAAGGTGTTCCTGGTCGAGGACCGGGCCGAGGGCGACTTCGCCTGGACGCTCTGCACCTACATCCAGCGGGCGCTCGGCCGCGACGGCAGGGGCATGAGCCTCACGAGCGTCCCTGCCGGGAGGTTCGACCACACCGCGCTCGCCGAGCGGGTCGTCGCGTCCGGGTCGGACGCGGTCGTGTTCAGCGGAGGGCAGGAACGGGCGGGCGCCTTCGCCGCGGCGCTGCGCGAAGCGGGGTTCGCGGGAGCCCGGGTCGCCACCCAACGGGCCTTCGGTGCACGGTTCTTGGAGCGCGCGGGCCGAGCGGCCGACGGCTGGGTCCTCGCCACCACCTTCATCGATCCGACGGCGACCCCGGCGGCGCGCTCGTTCACCGAGAAGTACGAGGCCCGGTACGGGGAGCGGCCGGGCCGGTATGCGGCGGAGGCGTACGACGCGGTGCTGTTCCTCGCCGAGGCGTGCGCGAACGGGGATGCGGCCCTGCGGGAGCGCGGCGCGATCGTGCGCCGGATGCGGGAGGTCTCCTACACCGGCGTCAGCCGGACCGTCGCGTACACCCCGGACAGCGGATACAACCACGACGCGTTGTTCCTGTACCGCGTAGCCGAAGGGGAGTTCGACTTCCTGGGGCAGTACCAGCGGGCGGACGTATGA
- a CDS encoding bifunctional serine/threonine-protein kinase/ABC transporter substrate-binding protein has protein sequence MERLRSSDPARIADHRLLGRLGAGGMGVVYLARTPAGSLVALKVLAAEYAEDSGFRERFRREVGVARRVSSPWAVPLMDADADAEAPWLATAYVPGPSLAEAVAAHGPLGEHGLRVLGGRLAEALGEVHRAGLVHRDLKPGNVLLAADGPRLIDFGIARAPEDSGLTATGLVVGTPGYFSPEQAEGRGGRTIDAPSDVFSLGCVLAFAATGRPPFGTGALDALLYRAVHDPADLDGVPAPLAELLARCLEKDPADRPEVAELIRELLPAEAERDAAHDEAPVPPSDAPGGGSGGAFEPWLPDEVVRLIARRSTEALALPDIDRTEISAADAITPTTSDADTNAHARTDSGSGSGSGSGSGSGSGSGSGSGSGSGSGSGSGSDDTVPVAATGTRDTPARRRVLLAGAGVLLAAGGGATWWAVGRGDGGSGDEKPSASASSRRPAHIVALHGDLSGDQRDTGRAQENGLRLAVAEFNARRDAPFQVEVRAEDDAGDPAESARVAKRLADDPAVLAVVGPTTDATAQSALAAYDAALLPVLAVSPGAIGLSVQGFRSFLHARLPDSLLSFYMDAYLRSTRPRRVGVVVDRASDNYGWEVSANLSKQLRTAGQPYVPRVVSTMRTGFGDTVDDLLAADIDSFAFAGLSDRAASFARTLRERGFTGARAAGPALLDPRFLSAAKEAADGWTIVAPVVDAAGVPEAKAFTDAYRERWKKAPPRYAAEAYDVTSMVLTSLADLPSRSRTREELLGALRAAKYQGVTRTYGFQKNGLPVIDGTGGYLWRVENGAFVYGGPAPLVT, from the coding sequence ATGGAGCGACTGCGTTCGTCCGACCCGGCACGGATCGCCGACCACCGGCTGCTCGGCCGGCTCGGCGCCGGCGGTATGGGCGTGGTGTACCTCGCCCGTACGCCGGCCGGTTCGCTGGTCGCGCTGAAGGTGCTGGCCGCGGAGTACGCCGAGGACTCGGGTTTCCGTGAGCGGTTCCGGCGCGAGGTGGGGGTGGCCCGGCGGGTCAGCAGTCCCTGGGCGGTGCCGTTGATGGACGCCGACGCGGACGCGGAGGCGCCGTGGCTGGCGACGGCGTACGTGCCCGGTCCCTCCCTGGCCGAGGCCGTGGCCGCGCACGGGCCGCTCGGCGAGCACGGGCTGCGGGTCCTCGGGGGCCGGCTGGCGGAGGCACTGGGCGAGGTCCACCGGGCGGGGCTGGTCCACCGGGACCTCAAGCCCGGGAACGTCCTGCTGGCGGCGGACGGTCCCCGGCTCATCGACTTCGGCATCGCCAGGGCGCCCGAGGACAGCGGACTCACCGCGACGGGGCTCGTCGTCGGGACGCCCGGCTACTTCTCCCCGGAACAGGCCGAAGGGCGTGGCGGCCGGACCATCGACGCGCCCAGCGATGTGTTCTCCCTCGGCTGCGTCCTGGCGTTCGCGGCGACGGGCCGGCCGCCGTTCGGTACGGGGGCGCTCGACGCCCTCCTCTACCGGGCCGTGCACGACCCGGCCGACCTCGACGGCGTACCGGCACCGCTCGCCGAACTGCTGGCGCGCTGCCTGGAGAAGGACCCGGCCGACCGCCCCGAGGTGGCGGAGCTGATACGGGAGCTGCTGCCCGCCGAGGCGGAGCGGGACGCGGCCCACGACGAAGCGCCGGTCCCGCCCTCGGACGCTCCCGGCGGCGGTTCCGGCGGCGCCTTCGAGCCCTGGCTGCCCGACGAGGTGGTCCGGCTGATCGCCCGGCGCTCGACCGAGGCGCTCGCGCTGCCGGACATCGACCGCACCGAGATATCCGCCGCCGACGCCATCACGCCCACGACGTCCGATGCCGACACCAACGCCCACGCCCGAACTGACTCCGGCTCCGGCTCCGGCTCCGGCTCCGGCTCCGGCTCCGGCTCCGGCTCCGGCTCCGGCTCCGGCTCCGGCTCCGGCTCCGGCTCCGGCTCCGGCTCCGACGACACCGTGCCCGTGGCGGCCACCGGTACCCGTGACACCCCCGCGAGGCGGCGCGTCCTCCTCGCCGGCGCCGGTGTGCTGCTCGCCGCAGGGGGCGGGGCGACCTGGTGGGCCGTGGGCCGGGGCGATGGCGGTTCGGGGGACGAGAAGCCGTCCGCGTCCGCCTCCTCGCGGCGGCCCGCCCACATCGTCGCGCTGCACGGCGACCTCAGCGGCGACCAGCGGGACACCGGCAGGGCCCAGGAGAACGGACTGCGGCTGGCCGTCGCGGAGTTCAACGCCCGCCGCGACGCGCCGTTCCAGGTGGAGGTGCGGGCCGAGGACGACGCCGGCGACCCCGCCGAGTCCGCCCGGGTGGCGAAGCGGCTCGCCGACGACCCCGCCGTACTCGCCGTGGTCGGCCCGACCACGGACGCGACCGCCCAGTCCGCGCTCGCGGCCTACGACGCCGCCCTGCTGCCCGTGCTCGCCGTGTCCCCCGGCGCCATCGGCCTGTCCGTGCAGGGCTTCCGTTCGTTCCTGCACGCGCGCCTGCCCGACTCCCTGCTGTCGTTCTACATGGACGCCTACCTGAGGAGCACCCGGCCGCGCAGGGTCGGGGTGGTCGTCGACCGGGCGTCCGACAACTACGGCTGGGAGGTCAGCGCCAACCTGAGCAAACAACTGCGGACCGCCGGTCAGCCGTACGTGCCCCGCGTGGTCAGCACCATGCGGACCGGTTTCGGGGACACCGTGGACGACCTGCTGGCCGCCGACATCGACTCGTTCGCCTTCGCCGGACTGTCCGACCGGGCCGCGTCGTTCGCCCGGACCCTGCGCGAGCGCGGTTTCACCGGTGCCCGCGCCGCCGGACCGGCCCTGCTCGACCCCCGCTTCCTCTCGGCGGCGAAGGAAGCCGCCGACGGGTGGACGATCGTCGCGCCGGTCGTCGACGCGGCGGGCGTCCCCGAGGCCAAGGCGTTCACGGACGCCTACCGCGAGCGGTGGAAGAAGGCGCCGCCCCGGTACGCGGCGGAGGCCTACGACGTGACGTCGATGGTGCTCACGTCCCTCGCGGACCTCCCGTCCAGGAGTCGTACCCGGGAGGAGCTGCTCGGCGCGCTGCGGGCCGCCAAGTACCAGGGTGTCACCCGGACGTACGGGTTCCAGAAGAACGGACTGCCGGTCATCGACGGCACCGGCGGCTACCTCTGGCGCGTCGAGAACGGAGCGTTCGTGTACGGCGGTCCGGCGCCGCTGGTCACCTGA
- a CDS encoding MFS transporter, which produces MSEVLIPDAERRAVSKFLRRMLPILVLMLLINQMDRTNVGFVQDELRADVGVSATAYGLGAGLFFIGYALFEVPSNMLLERFGARVWLTRIMITWGLVIVAMCFIHNVWMFYGLRFLLGVAEAGFFPGVLLYFTQWLPDSSRGRASAIFLGGSATAYIVTGPITGALLELHGVGGFAGWRWMFALEGLLSIVVGFVAGFFLISRIQDAPWLTAEEKDALSAAVARDEEARSRAPRVSRIKLLIHPQVALLTSVFFAMALTGYAITFWLPSLVEEIGGLSPFQIGLLSAIPWICAVIAMYSMSRFTDRAPDRRPYLAVALTLSATGTFLATLGSPWFGLAAITLAAVGGKCAATLFWPMAQSGLDLRIAAPGLAVVNSIGNLGGFVSPTLFGYLKDSTGTTNGGLYTLSAASLLAVLGVALIRRNGGGADSESDADSGSDSGESALAKGRLATGETR; this is translated from the coding sequence ATGTCAGAAGTCCTCATACCCGATGCCGAGCGGCGTGCGGTCAGCAAGTTCCTGCGCCGCATGCTGCCGATCCTCGTCCTGATGCTGCTCATCAACCAGATGGACCGGACCAACGTCGGTTTCGTCCAGGACGAGTTGCGGGCCGACGTCGGGGTGAGCGCCACCGCGTACGGGCTCGGGGCGGGCCTGTTCTTCATCGGGTACGCCCTCTTCGAGGTGCCGAGCAACATGCTCCTGGAGCGGTTCGGCGCCCGGGTCTGGCTGACCCGCATCATGATCACCTGGGGTCTGGTGATCGTGGCGATGTGCTTCATCCACAACGTATGGATGTTCTACGGGCTGCGCTTCCTGCTCGGTGTCGCGGAGGCCGGCTTCTTCCCCGGCGTCCTGCTCTACTTCACGCAGTGGCTGCCGGACTCCAGCCGGGGCCGGGCGAGCGCGATCTTCCTGGGCGGCTCCGCCACCGCGTACATCGTGACCGGGCCGATCACGGGCGCGCTGCTGGAACTGCACGGGGTGGGCGGGTTCGCCGGGTGGCGCTGGATGTTCGCACTCGAAGGGCTGCTGTCGATCGTCGTCGGCTTCGTCGCCGGTTTCTTCCTGATCTCCCGCATCCAGGACGCCCCGTGGCTCACGGCGGAGGAGAAGGACGCGCTGAGCGCGGCGGTAGCCCGGGACGAGGAGGCGCGCAGCCGGGCCCCGAGGGTGTCGCGGATCAAGCTGCTGATCCACCCTCAGGTCGCGCTGCTGACCTCGGTGTTCTTCGCGATGGCCCTCACCGGGTACGCGATCACCTTCTGGCTGCCGAGTCTGGTCGAGGAGATCGGCGGGCTGTCGCCGTTCCAGATCGGTCTGCTGTCGGCGATCCCCTGGATCTGCGCGGTGATCGCCATGTACTCGATGAGCCGGTTCACCGACCGGGCCCCCGACCGTCGCCCCTATCTCGCGGTCGCGCTGACCCTGTCGGCCACGGGCACCTTCCTGGCGACGCTGGGCTCCCCCTGGTTCGGGCTGGCGGCCATCACGCTCGCCGCGGTGGGCGGCAAGTGCGCGGCCACCCTGTTCTGGCCGATGGCGCAGTCGGGACTCGACCTGAGGATCGCGGCGCCGGGGCTCGCGGTCGTCAACTCCATCGGAAACCTCGGCGGTTTCGTCTCCCCCACGCTCTTCGGCTACCTCAAGGACAGCACCGGCACGACGAACGGGGGCCTGTACACACTGTCGGCGGCCTCGCTCCTCGCGGTGCTGGGGGTGGCGCTGATCCGCAGGAACGGCGGAGGCGCTGACTCGGAGTCCGATGCAGACTCCGGCTCGGACTCCGGTGAATCCGCCCTCGCGAAGGGGCGGTTGGCGACCGGCGAGACCCGGTAG
- a CDS encoding phytoene desaturase family protein — translation MFRTNVQNDGWTAASCGDGHAVDRAHGRCGGRAEVVVIGGGMAGMATALRLQRAGLSTIVLEAHGHAGGCAGYYRKRGFSFDVGATTLVDFGPRGVGGELLATVAIPPLDAEELPGYRAYLPDRQVVLHRDRAAWHAERLRVLGDSERHRAFWDLLDRLADTFWRASRAGVRLPIRGPAGALHDLRAVGWTGLPYARHLNRTLGDALRDHGLRTDAALVGLLAMLVEDTVHTGVDDAPLINAALGVTIRGAGLSRHHGGMHGFWRVLVAHYRALGGTLRTACRVSRVQGSPGAYEVTTRQGTFQAGRIVCAVPVAATATICAGLPVARRLRPYLERDADALGGAVVTFLGVPESEVADPEMTHHQLLHSYDRPLGDGNNMFVSVSAPGDTLSAPPGHRAVMLSTHTDLADWRDLDLAEYGQRKKEAGERLVALARRAYPRLGERAVFTETGTPRSYARFACRPEGAVGGVRQRLANTNQRAVPHDLGGPGLWLVGDTTWPGLGTVACVLGSRIVAEGLLKERRRAR, via the coding sequence ATGTTCAGAACGAACGTTCAGAACGACGGTTGGACGGCGGCCAGTTGCGGTGACGGGCACGCGGTCGACCGTGCACACGGTCGTTGCGGTGGCCGCGCCGAGGTGGTGGTGATCGGCGGCGGGATGGCGGGCATGGCCACGGCGCTGCGGCTGCAGCGGGCGGGGCTGTCCACGATCGTGCTGGAGGCGCACGGACACGCGGGCGGCTGCGCCGGCTACTACCGCAAGCGCGGCTTCTCCTTCGACGTGGGCGCGACGACGCTCGTCGACTTCGGCCCCCGAGGCGTCGGCGGCGAACTCCTCGCCACCGTCGCGATTCCACCCCTGGACGCCGAGGAACTCCCGGGCTATCGCGCTTATCTGCCGGACCGTCAGGTAGTGCTCCACCGCGACCGGGCCGCCTGGCACGCCGAACGGCTGCGCGTCCTCGGCGACAGCGAACGGCACCGCGCGTTCTGGGACCTGCTCGACCGGCTCGCCGACACCTTCTGGCGGGCCAGCCGGGCGGGCGTACGGCTGCCGATCCGCGGTCCCGCCGGTGCCCTGCACGACCTACGGGCGGTGGGTTGGACGGGGCTCCCGTACGCCCGCCATCTGAACCGGACCCTGGGTGACGCGCTGCGCGACCACGGTCTGCGCACGGACGCCGCGCTGGTCGGACTGCTCGCCATGCTGGTCGAGGACACCGTCCACACAGGGGTCGACGACGCGCCCCTCATCAACGCGGCGCTCGGGGTGACCATCCGGGGCGCCGGCCTCAGCAGACACCACGGCGGTATGCACGGCTTCTGGCGTGTGCTGGTCGCCCACTACCGCGCGCTGGGCGGCACACTCCGGACCGCCTGCCGGGTCTCCCGGGTCCAAGGCTCGCCCGGCGCCTACGAGGTGACGACACGTCAAGGCACCTTCCAAGCGGGGCGGATCGTGTGCGCGGTCCCGGTGGCCGCCACCGCGACGATCTGCGCCGGGCTGCCGGTGGCCCGCAGGCTGCGCCCCTACCTGGAACGCGACGCGGACGCCCTCGGCGGCGCGGTCGTCACGTTCCTCGGCGTGCCCGAATCCGAAGTCGCCGACCCGGAAATGACGCATCATCAGCTACTGCACTCCTACGACCGACCCCTGGGCGACGGCAACAACATGTTCGTCTCCGTCTCGGCGCCCGGCGACACCCTCAGCGCACCGCCCGGCCATCGGGCCGTGATGCTCTCGACCCACACCGACCTCGCCGACTGGCGCGACCTCGACCTGGCGGAGTACGGGCAACGCAAGAAGGAGGCCGGCGAGCGACTCGTCGCCCTCGCGCGGCGCGCGTACCCACGGCTCGGGGAGCGGGCCGTGTTCACCGAGACGGGCACGCCCCGCAGCTACGCACGGTTCGCCTGCCGCCCGGAGGGCGCGGTCGGCGGCGTACGCCAGCGCCTGGCCAACACCAACCAGCGCGCCGTACCGCACGATCTCGGTGGGCCCGGCCTGTGGCTGGTCGGCGACACCACCTGGCCCGGCCTCGGCACGGTCGCCTGCGTGCTGGGCAGCCGCATCGTCGCCGAGGGACTGCTGAAGGAGAGGAGACGCGCGCGATGA
- a CDS encoding fatty acid desaturase, whose translation MTASDDPGPTGSNGPAPGLPTLAELGDDLLVTTRRQRIVALARPGAGVLLFTGAVWLGWWWLTPLIVFGIFVAVVTVTHDVVHRTIGLSPRATDWALFAMGLALLESGHAYRATHTQHHRLFPHPDDPEGYPAELSLLGAVCYGPVFLVRLWLWSYRRGRDRRWLLAEAAAPFAALTGGVLLLPYTPGPLLYTVMAIVGSWVYPLLTVYLPHHDYGDTPLTQTRTLRGRIIPAVFLELTYHLEHHLYPRVPSHHLPELARRLEGHFAARGVRPVRVV comes from the coding sequence ATGACCGCGTCCGACGACCCCGGCCCGACCGGTTCGAACGGCCCGGCCCCGGGCCTGCCCACCCTCGCCGAACTCGGCGACGACCTGCTCGTCACCACGCGCCGGCAGCGGATCGTCGCGCTGGCCCGCCCGGGCGCCGGAGTTCTGCTGTTCACGGGTGCGGTGTGGCTCGGCTGGTGGTGGCTGACGCCCCTGATCGTGTTCGGGATCTTCGTCGCGGTCGTGACCGTCACCCATGACGTGGTGCACCGCACGATCGGCCTGTCCCCGCGGGCCACCGACTGGGCGCTGTTCGCGATGGGGCTGGCCCTGCTGGAGAGCGGGCACGCCTACCGGGCCACGCACACCCAGCACCACCGCCTCTTCCCGCACCCCGACGACCCGGAGGGCTACCCCGCCGAACTGTCCCTCCTGGGCGCGGTCTGCTACGGCCCCGTCTTCCTCGTACGCCTCTGGCTCTGGTCCTACCGGCGGGGCCGCGACCGCCGCTGGCTGCTGGCGGAGGCGGCGGCCCCGTTCGCCGCGCTCACCGGGGGAGTGCTGCTCCTGCCGTACACGCCGGGACCGCTGCTCTATACGGTGATGGCGATCGTCGGCAGCTGGGTGTACCCGCTGCTGACGGTGTATCTGCCGCACCACGACTACGGAGACACCCCGTTGACGCAGACCCGCACCCTGCGCGGGAGGATCATCCCCGCCGTCTTCCTGGAACTCACGTACCACCTGGAACACCACCTGTACCCGAGGGTGCCCAGTCACCACCTGCCGGAGCTGGCCCGCAGACTCGAAGGCCACTTCGCCGCGCGCGGGGTACGGCCGGTGCGCGTTGTCTGA
- a CDS encoding TetR/AcrR family transcriptional regulator, with the protein MSEHRGPRGTRDRVLEAALACLVRHGYGGTTARAIAQVGGFAPGVIYYHFADLDDLLVAALERTSGARVDRYRAELAGLDRAVPVVARLRELYDEDSETGHIAAVQELYAGARPGTRLAAQLALETRKWEDLAEERLTVLLRGKPLGSVVRVRVLAGAAVAFYLGMETLTHLDGDRSRPETLFAQGARLAAIFDRVPRMRRRARGVR; encoded by the coding sequence TTGTCTGAGCACCGAGGCCCCCGGGGCACCCGTGACCGGGTGCTGGAAGCCGCTCTCGCGTGTCTGGTCCGCCACGGCTACGGCGGGACCACCGCGCGGGCGATAGCCCAGGTCGGCGGCTTCGCGCCCGGGGTGATCTACTACCACTTCGCGGATCTGGACGACCTGTTGGTGGCCGCGCTGGAACGGACCAGCGGGGCCCGCGTCGACCGCTACCGTGCCGAACTGGCCGGCCTCGACCGCGCCGTGCCCGTGGTCGCACGGCTGCGCGAGCTGTACGACGAGGACAGTGAGACCGGGCACATCGCCGCCGTGCAGGAGCTGTACGCCGGGGCGCGGCCCGGAACACGGCTGGCCGCCCAACTGGCCCTGGAGACAAGGAAATGGGAGGACCTGGCCGAGGAACGGCTCACGGTCCTCCTGCGCGGCAAACCCCTCGGGTCCGTGGTCCGGGTGCGGGTCCTGGCCGGTGCGGCCGTGGCCTTCTACCTCGGCATGGAGACCCTCACCCATCTCGACGGCGACCGCTCCCGTCCGGAGACCCTGTTCGCCCAGGGGGCCCGCCTCGCCGCGATCTTCGACCGTGTGCCCCGTATGAGACGACGCGCACGCGGGGTGAGATGA
- the hemC gene encoding hydroxymethylbilane synthase gives MSQDLIRIVSRDSPMALAQVERVRAELAVLHPALRTEVVPVKTTGDKWMGDLSQVEGKGAFTKEVDAALVAGEADLAVHCVKDIPADRPLPAGTMFAAFLKRDDIRDALVDPAGRTLDELPAGTRIGTSSVRRTAQLAASHPHLDCVPFRGNANRRLEKLAAGEADALLLAVSGLERIGRADVISEILSVDTMMPPIGAGVLALQCREDDTDTIDTVSGLGDPDTHRETLAERMFLHVLQGHCNSPIAGFARTDRGGELSLRASVFTPDGKTVLNAHEWAGRLDPATLGTSVAVALLRQGARDLIDGIAH, from the coding sequence ATGTCGCAGGACCTGATTCGTATCGTCTCCCGAGACTCACCCATGGCTCTGGCGCAGGTGGAGCGCGTGCGCGCCGAACTCGCCGTGCTCCACCCGGCGTTGCGCACCGAGGTGGTCCCCGTGAAGACGACCGGGGACAAGTGGATGGGCGATCTCTCCCAGGTCGAGGGCAAGGGGGCGTTCACCAAGGAGGTCGACGCCGCGCTGGTCGCGGGCGAGGCCGATCTCGCCGTGCACTGCGTGAAGGACATCCCCGCCGACCGGCCCCTCCCGGCGGGCACGATGTTCGCGGCGTTCCTGAAGCGGGACGACATCCGGGACGCGCTCGTGGACCCCGCCGGACGCACCCTGGACGAACTGCCGGCCGGAACCCGTATCGGCACCTCCTCCGTGCGGCGCACCGCGCAACTCGCCGCCTCCCACCCGCACTTGGACTGTGTGCCGTTCCGCGGCAACGCCAACCGCCGGCTGGAGAAGCTGGCCGCGGGCGAGGCGGACGCGCTGCTGCTGGCCGTCTCCGGGCTGGAGCGGATCGGCCGTGCCGACGTGATCAGCGAGATCCTGTCCGTGGACACGATGATGCCGCCCATCGGCGCGGGCGTGCTGGCGCTCCAGTGCCGGGAGGACGACACCGACACCATCGACACGGTCAGTGGGCTCGGCGATCCGGACACCCATCGCGAGACTCTCGCCGAGCGGATGTTCCTGCACGTGCTGCAGGGCCACTGCAACAGCCCCATCGCCGGCTTCGCCCGCACGGACCGCGGCGGTGAACTCTCCCTGCGGGCCTCGGTGTTCACCCCCGACGGCAAGACGGTCCTCAACGCGCACGAGTGGGCGGGGCGCCTGGACCCCGCGACCTTGGGCACCTCCGTAGCGGTGGCTCTCCTCCGCCAGGGCGCCCGCGACCTCATCGACGGCATCGCGCACTGA